From a region of the Methanolobus tindarius DSM 2278 genome:
- a CDS encoding helix-turn-helix transcriptional regulator, producing MIRERTKLIISAGILILAGIISVSTLLQDAPAVIQIEGESFKIIEIPYSYTTGEAYLLLLSGFFSGLALCQILLSLGICPFIHKNIHESYSGINLKTKDNSQILKSAEKTESSDWEESAESATSPDMKKVLLMALEGDEKKIVRTIVDNNGQMLQNELVNRLDFSKAKTHVFFPISKRKA from the coding sequence TTGATAAGGGAAAGAACAAAACTAATAATATCAGCAGGAATTCTCATACTTGCAGGAATAATTTCAGTGAGCACACTGCTGCAGGATGCTCCTGCAGTTATACAAATCGAAGGGGAATCATTCAAGATAATTGAGATTCCTTATTCTTACACTACAGGTGAAGCATACCTGTTGTTACTATCCGGTTTTTTCTCAGGTTTAGCACTATGCCAGATTTTATTGTCTCTGGGTATCTGTCCATTTATACACAAAAATATTCATGAGTCTTATTCTGGTATTAATTTAAAAACAAAAGATAATTCTCAAATACTGAAATCTGCCGAAAAAACAGAAAGCTCAGATTGGGAAGAATCAGCAGAATCGGCAACATCACCTGACATGAAAAAAGTACTTCTTATGGCCCTGGAAGGAGATGAGAAAAAAATCGTCAGGACAATTGTGGATAATAACGGACAGATGCTCCAGAATGAACTTGTGAACAGACTTGATTTTTCCAAAGCTAAAACACACGTATTCTTTCCAATCTCGAAAAGAAAGGCATAA
- a CDS encoding HEAT repeat domain-containing protein: MKTTGKTSLKLAVAIFIFVLVSGTCVSSEQNNQSTNDSQLTDYSSILSFIVESFESIVYNEEDKNITKWIDILEDSSETDRNRKNAVYMLGETGNNRAAKPLGRILVNTEESESLRGAAARTLGSVGNEKDTDLLIRMLNDDNLDIAIWSAASLGEIGDPKAVEPLMEIIADTNISVDFRKYAIISLGDIGDERAIELLIYTLKNGEETLASAAATSLGEIGDERAIEPLTNALEDKRYTVTLRSAESLQKMNVPITDIVIDNLNNRNVDVRDNSANLLGDIKAKNATDKLLEVVENRDEDDEVRASAVNALGDIRDNNTIEPLIKILNEPDEPRAVRLNIPSVLRRTDENAAIEPLLDNLNDTDPEVKIRIMGSLEDISSDRAIEPIEYLLLNDEKWRVRQHAAITLGRMSGSNSTNAYTLALNDESTVVRYTAALNLKKYPDKNATEALISALGNETDQSARHTMVQALIIMEDQRAIPILTQIAEDENEYIGVRTSAVSGLGNFRTSNSTGLLIQILENTDNSPYMRSAAATGLGKSNNTEAIEVLIKVAEDEREFIPVRESAQQALDNIGQNNSGIVYTSNIVEMGLNFSSIIDFFKSFVHTERNDNVSQWIGVLGNESESEDDRQHAAYMLGESGDSRAVKPFIKVIENTEEPDSLRQSVTRYLGKVGNEEQTDMLIEMLDDDLLDITATIALGDLGDEKAVEPLMDILANESQSENMRGNSAKSLGQIGDKRAVELLIECLDDGTWQIQPESAWSLGEIGDERAIEPLTNHLEDEYEFTVTNSAVALKKLGAPVEEMLIENLDNRDTTVRINSIHALGSIEETNVYDIFLSIAEDSTEEDKVRINAIGALGKLRNKDAIEPLVHILENENERKDVRKRVPWALMKIDEETAMKILLDEFDIENMEVRSSIVSSFRGTEEEKKNLSVAIEPLAYLLLNDKDWPVRKQAAISLGGIAGENASDDLALALSDDNSEVRSVAAKYLSSMSDANSTEYLIDALANETNKYTRSDIARALGHTNDSRAVPVLVHLMQDKGEYLNVRLHATEELGTMANKDATESLMQALENTEDSPDIRKAAAVSLGQIGDKRAVELLTEIADNKEEYPAIRQSAEQSLEMIQEATSS; this comes from the coding sequence ATGAAAACAACAGGTAAGACTTCATTAAAGCTGGCCGTAGCAATCTTCATATTTGTTCTTGTATCGGGAACCTGTGTTTCCAGCGAGCAGAATAATCAGAGTACAAACGATAGTCAGCTAACCGACTATTCCAGCATCCTTTCATTCATTGTGGAATCTTTTGAATCCATAGTTTATAATGAAGAAGATAAGAACATTACAAAATGGATCGATATTCTTGAAGATAGCTCTGAAACGGATAGAAATAGAAAAAATGCAGTTTATATGTTGGGTGAAACAGGAAACAACAGAGCTGCAAAACCACTTGGAAGAATTCTTGTCAACACAGAGGAATCCGAATCATTGCGCGGTGCTGCTGCTCGTACTCTTGGGAGTGTCGGGAATGAAAAAGACACAGATTTGCTTATCAGAATGCTGAATGATGATAACTTGGATATAGCAATATGGTCTGCTGCTTCACTGGGAGAAATTGGTGATCCCAAAGCCGTTGAACCTCTCATGGAAATTATCGCTGATACAAATATTTCAGTAGATTTCCGCAAGTATGCTATTATTTCTTTAGGAGATATCGGAGATGAAAGAGCAATTGAACTTTTGATTTACACATTAAAAAACGGTGAAGAAACTTTAGCCTCAGCAGCAGCAACTTCACTTGGAGAGATTGGAGATGAGAGAGCTATTGAGCCTTTAACTAATGCACTTGAAGATAAAAGATATACAGTAACTCTCAGATCTGCGGAATCACTTCAGAAAATGAATGTGCCAATTACCGATATTGTCATTGATAATCTTAATAACAGAAATGTAGATGTCAGAGATAACTCAGCTAACCTACTTGGTGACATAAAAGCAAAAAATGCTACCGATAAACTCCTTGAAGTCGTAGAAAATAGAGACGAAGATGATGAAGTCAGAGCATCTGCAGTCAATGCACTCGGAGATATAAGAGACAATAATACCATAGAACCGCTTATTAAAATACTGAATGAGCCAGATGAACCAAGGGCAGTGAGACTAAATATTCCATCGGTCTTAAGAAGAACAGATGAAAATGCCGCAATCGAGCCACTTCTGGATAACCTGAATGATACAGACCCGGAAGTAAAGATTAGAATCATGGGTTCCTTAGAGGATATTTCCTCAGATAGAGCAATAGAACCTATAGAATACCTATTATTGAATGATGAAAAGTGGAGAGTCAGACAACATGCAGCAATTACACTTGGAAGGATGAGTGGAAGCAATTCAACAAATGCATATACATTGGCATTAAATGATGAATCTACTGTTGTTCGTTATACTGCTGCATTGAATCTAAAAAAATATCCCGATAAAAATGCAACTGAAGCATTGATCAGCGCTCTAGGAAATGAAACTGATCAGTCAGCACGGCATACAATGGTGCAGGCATTAATTATAATGGAAGATCAGCGAGCCATTCCAATACTCACTCAAATAGCTGAAGATGAAAATGAATACATAGGTGTTCGAACCTCAGCCGTATCAGGTCTTGGTAATTTTAGAACCAGCAATTCCACAGGACTTTTAATTCAGATATTGGAAAATACTGATAATTCACCCTATATGAGATCAGCCGCTGCCACTGGCCTTGGAAAAAGCAATAATACAGAAGCTATTGAAGTTCTGATAAAGGTGGCAGAGGACGAGAGAGAATTCATTCCAGTTAGGGAAAGTGCACAGCAGGCACTAGATAATATAGGACAGAACAATTCAGGAATTGTTTACACATCCAATATTGTAGAGATGGGACTTAATTTTTCATCGATTATAGATTTTTTCAAATCATTTGTCCATACAGAAAGAAACGATAATGTAAGCCAGTGGATAGGTGTTCTTGGAAATGAATCCGAAAGTGAGGATGACAGACAACATGCCGCTTACATGCTGGGAGAATCAGGAGACAGCAGAGCTGTAAAACCATTCATAAAAGTAATTGAAAATACTGAAGAACCGGATTCATTGCGTCAGTCAGTTACCAGATATTTAGGGAAAGTAGGAAATGAAGAACAAACTGACATGCTAATTGAAATGCTGGACGATGATCTTCTTGATATCACAGCAACTATTGCTTTAGGTGATCTGGGAGATGAAAAAGCAGTAGAACCGCTTATGGATATACTCGCAAATGAAAGCCAGTCAGAAAACATGCGAGGAAATTCAGCAAAATCGCTTGGGCAGATCGGAGATAAGAGGGCAGTTGAATTGCTTATTGAATGTCTGGATGATGGAACATGGCAGATACAACCGGAATCTGCCTGGTCTCTTGGAGAAATCGGTGATGAGAGAGCAATTGAACCTTTAACCAATCACCTGGAGGATGAGTATGAATTTACAGTTACAAATTCAGCTGTAGCTCTAAAGAAATTAGGAGCACCGGTAGAAGAGATGCTTATCGAAAATCTTGATAATAGGGATACAACGGTTAGAATCAATTCAATCCATGCACTTGGCTCTATTGAGGAAACGAATGTTTATGATATATTTCTTAGCATCGCAGAAGATAGTACTGAGGAAGATAAAGTACGAATAAATGCTATCGGAGCACTTGGAAAATTAAGAAATAAGGATGCCATCGAACCTCTTGTCCATATACTGGAAAATGAAAATGAAAGAAAGGATGTAAGAAAAAGAGTTCCATGGGCATTAATGAAAATTGACGAAGAAACGGCTATGAAAATACTTCTGGATGAATTTGATATCGAAAATATGGAAGTCAGGTCAAGCATCGTATCATCATTTAGAGGAACAGAAGAAGAAAAGAAAAACCTATCAGTAGCAATCGAACCACTTGCGTATCTTTTACTGAATGATAAGGATTGGCCTGTGAGGAAACAAGCAGCAATCTCTCTGGGAGGTATAGCCGGAGAAAATGCATCGGATGATCTGGCACTGGCATTGAGTGATGATAATTCGGAAGTCAGATCTGTTGCAGCTAAGTATCTTTCCTCTATGTCTGATGCAAATTCTACAGAGTATCTGATAGATGCTCTGGCAAATGAAACAAACAAGTATACACGTAGTGATATAGCACGTGCGCTTGGACATACAAATGACAGCAGAGCAGTACCTGTTCTTGTACATCTGATGCAGGATAAGGGAGAATACCTGAATGTACGACTCCATGCCACAGAAGAACTTGGAACCATGGCAAACAAAGATGCTACGGAATCTCTAATGCAGGCACTTGAAAATACAGAAGATTCACCTGATATCAGAAAGGCGGCAGCAGTTTCATTAGGGCAGATCGGAGATAAGAGGGCAGTTGAATTACTCACCGAGATTGCAGATAATAAAGAAGAATATCCTGCAATCAGGCAGAGTGCAGAACAATCGCTTGAAATGATTCAGGAGGCAACTTCCTCCTGA